A single window of Drosophila suzukii chromosome 3, CBGP_Dsuzu_IsoJpt1.0, whole genome shotgun sequence DNA harbors:
- the LOC118877452 gene encoding galactose mutarotase: MVRVIEDMFGIAVNPMTQKTDRVRRFTLSTERGMSVSILTMGAIIQSLKVPDFNGKLEDVCLGYDDVAGYYRNQPSYFGATVGRVANRIAHGRFKLCGKEVSVSRNVRDRNHLHGGFVGFDSVIWDVVGVHKDGVTLQHISPDGHEGYPGELTTNINFSLNETGCFGMRIEARTKATTAVNISNHSYFNLAGHGAGKDALYQHMLMIKAQKIVDVDQELLPTGKLMRVRTTPYDFSSLVSLGKRLNQVSSCPLGGFDNNFCVDVPPNRVQLVARVVHPCSGRFMEVHTNQPGLQFTTANNLPDEDCGDIPNVGKDGAHYVRQGAFTLQTQKYPDAMNHCDFPPIVLNPGQLYDHQVVYRFGACPKRV, translated from the coding sequence ATGGTGCGAGTGATCGAGGACATGTTCGGCATCGCCGTCAACCCGATGACCCAGAAGACGGACAGGGTACGGCGCTTCACGCTGAGCACCGAGCGAGGGATGTCGGTGTCGATCCTGACGATGGGCGCCATCATACAGTCGCTGAAGGTGCCGGACTTCAATGGCAAGCTGGAGGACGTTTGCCTGGGCTACGACGACGTGGCAGGTTACTACCGTAACCAGCCCAGCTACTTCGGGGCCACAGTCGGCCGGGTGGCCAACCGGATAGCCCACGGGCGGTTTAAGCTCTGCGGCAAGGAGGTGAGTGTCAGCCGGAATGTGCGGGACCGGAACCACCTCCACGGCGGATTCGTAGGCTTCGACAGCGTCATCTGGGACGTGGTGGGCGTGCACAAGGACGGGGTCACCCTGCAGCACATCTCGCCAGACGGCCACGAGGGTTACCCGGGCGAACTGACCACCAACATTAACTTCTCGCTGAACGAGACGGGCTGCTTTGGGATGCGGATCGAGGCGCGGACGAAAGCCACCACGGCGGTGAACATCTCGAACCACAGCTACTTCAATTTAGCCGGCCATGGGGCGGGCAAGGATGCGCTCTACCAGCACATGCTGATGATCAAGGCCCAGAAGATCGTGGACGTGGACCAGGAGCTCCTGCCCACCGGCAAGCTGATGCGCGTGCGCACCACTCCGTACGACTTCTCCAGTCTGGTCAGTCTGGGCAAGCGACTTAACCAGGTGAGCTCGTGCCCGCTGGGCGGCTTCGACAACAACTTCTGCGTGGACGTCCCGCCCAACAGGGTCCAGTTGGTTGCCAGGGTGGTGCATCCGTGCAGCGGACGGTTCATGGAGGTGCATACCAACCAGCCGGGTCTGCAGTTCACGACGGCCAACAATCTGCCGGACGAGGACTGCGGGGACATCCCTAACGTGGGCAAGGACGGGGCCCACTACGTCCGCCAAGGGGCCTTCACCCTGCAGActcagaagtacccggacgcCATGAACCACTGCGACTTTCCCCCGATCGTCCTGAATCCCGGTCAGCTGTACGACCATCAGGTGGTCTACCGCTTCGGCGCCTGTCCCAAGCGCGTTTAG
- the Atox1 gene encoding copper transport protein ATOX1: MPVHEFKVEMTCGGCASAVERVLGKLGDKVEKVNINLEDRTVSVTSNLSSDELMEQLRKTGKSTTYVGVKK; encoded by the exons atgCCA GTGCACGAATTCAAGGTGGAAATGACCTGCGGCGGTTGTGCCAGCGCCGTGGAACGTGTCTTGGGCAAATTGGGCG ATAAGGTCGAAAAAGTCAACATTAACTTGGAGGATCGGACGGTGAGCGTGACATCGAACCTGTCGTCCGACGAGCTAATGGAACAGCTGCGCAAGACCGGAAAGAGTACCACTTACGTCGGAGTGAAGAAATGA